In the Anaerolineae bacterium genome, GCAAACTTTACAATGTTTTCCAGGATATATGCCATAGAAAGTGAAAAGGGCACATTATCAATAAATCCACTGGCAATACCGGAACCCCAGACAAGTGCGCTTAAAAGTCCCATATGATTACCTTCAAAATGACCTGTAATATAGCCTGCAATTGTCTTTACAACCCCGGTATGCTCCAGTCCGCCTACCAATATAAATAGTCCCATAAAAAATAATATCACTTCATAGTTGACTTTTAATAGA is a window encoding:
- a CDS encoding SLC13 family permease, which produces LLKVNYEVILFFMGLFILVGGLEHTGVVKTIAGYITGHFEGNHMGLLSALVWGSGIASGFIDNVPFSLSMAYILENIVKFAGVPALSIMVWATSLGADMGGNFLPIGASANVVAYTTMEKRGQSIGWVNWMKLSIPATLIALTISNIGIYIKYITGFF